A section of the Entelurus aequoreus isolate RoL-2023_Sb linkage group LG21, RoL_Eaeq_v1.1, whole genome shotgun sequence genome encodes:
- the LOC133638797 gene encoding sorting nexin-30-like translates to MSVGAPRGLASSGQKHLADIVHPLSAAEEPLSPGPHGSVTPGGHKEAGLSNGTPVDTPSPASTSSLFNRLQLDDDLESDPRDHYVSTETRDLFVTVDDPKKHVSTMETYITYRVSTMTTRMEFDLPDYCVRRRYQDFDWLRMKLEDSQPTHLIPPLPEKFVMKGVVDRFSEEFVETRMKALDKFLKRVADHPVLSFNPHLNAFLSAKDLNKRQGLALLTKVGESVKHVAVGYKLRARPPDFCAMGEYLDTFSQKLGTIDRIAQRILKEQSEYLTELREYSTMYSSWAGSEQELRCPLEGVASSVTTSCGAMDDLSENICQDILPVLREYILYIESMKNVLKKRDQSQAEYEGRLEAAVLRKQEDKTPMPAEVERCQDKMECFNADLKADWERWQSNKRQDFKQLLSGIADKNVNYYEKCQTAWESLVSVLQDKQTEDQPSPAGQTD, encoded by the exons GAGGCAGGGCTGTCCAATGGCACGCCAGTGGACACGCCGAGTCCCGCCTCTACGTCCTCACTGTTCAACAGGCTGCAGCTGGACGACGACCTGGAATCCGACCCACGAGACCACTACGTTTCCACTGAAACCCGTGATCTGTTTGTCACGGTGGACGACCCAAAGAAGCACGTCTCTACCATGGAGACCTACATCACCTACAGAGTGTCCACAATG ACGACACGGATGGAATTTGACCTGCCCGATTATTGCGTGCGGCGACGGTATCAAGACTTCGACTGGCTGAGGATGAAGCTGGAGGACAGCCAGCCCACCCACCTCATCCCC CCTTTGCCAGAGAAGTTTGTGATGAAGGGCGTGGTGGATCGTTTTTCGGAAGAGTTTGTGGAAACGCGCATGAAAGCGCTGGATAAGTTCCTCAAACGGGTTGCAGACCACCCGGTCCTCTCCTTCAATCCACATCTTAACGCTTTCTTGTCTGCCAAG GACCTGAACAAGCGTCAAGGCCTGGCACTGCTCACCAAAGTGGGCGAGTCAGTCAAGCACGTGGCCGTTGGTTACAAGCTGCGGGCGCGGCCTCCCGACTTCTGCGCCATGGGAGAGTACCTGGACACATTCAGCCAGAAACTGGGGACCATCGACCGCATCGCTCAGCGAATCCTCAAAGAGCAGTCAG AGTACCTGACAGAGCTGCGTGAGTACAGCACCATGTACTCCAGCTGGGCGGGCTCGGAACAGGAGCTGCGGTGTCCCCTGGAGGGTGTGGCCAGCTCTGTGACCACGTCCTGCGGGGCCATGGATGACCTTAGTGAGAACATCTGCCAAGACATCCTGCCTGTGCTACGAGAGTACATCCTTTACATCGAGTCCATGAAG AACGTTTTGAAGAAACGCGACCAAAGTCAGGCAGAGTACGAGGGACGCCTGGAAGCGGCCGTACTGCGCAAACAAGAGGACAAAACACCC ATGCCGGCTGAGGTGGAGCGCTGCCAGGACAAAATGGAGTGTTTCAATGCTGACTTGAAGGCCGACTGGGAGCGCTGGCAGAGCAACAAGCGACAGGATTTCAAGCAGCTTCTGAGTGGCATTGCAGATAAAAACGTCAACTACTATGAGAAG TGCCAAACAGCGTGGGAGTCTCTGGTTAGTGTCCTGCAGGACAAACAGACTGAGGACCAGCCAAGTCCTGCAGGACAAACAGACTGA